A genomic stretch from Caulobacter sp. FWC2 includes:
- a CDS encoding OprO/OprP family phosphate-selective porin, translating into MTKTCNAFRVALIAGASLLATAGAASAQDAAPRSPAEAEARIAALEAQLNTLAQQVADLKAATAASLKDVRAAQSATTVSIAAGKPTIASGDGAFSATIHAVMQLDAAQYYQDKGLPAVLGNARDLNSGANFRRARIGVDGKFYKNFEYNALLDFGGAGTDGQGTLQELWVQYNYAPFKVRVGAFAPNLGLEDAASTNGSLFAERPSGSELARGLAGADKRIALQGQILRERWLLSGAITGAKAGDGQTFDEQLGYLGRFAFVPLKGYDWLVHVGANASKVVTPAQTAVGGAYPVTVSDRPELRVDGTQLITTGAIDSTGARHYGFEAAAQKKNFLIQGEYFDIAIDRRSPAAGVSDPKFKAWYVEGSWVLTGEARRYNVNNFAFDAPSIEHPFDLKKRQWGAWELAARYSVADLNHHEQATLAADRVRGGEQKITTVGVNWFPNPVTKFSLSYYDVSIDRLDPAGGLVPLSQDYQVVNLRSQYAF; encoded by the coding sequence ATGACCAAAACCTGTAACGCATTTCGCGTGGCGCTGATCGCCGGCGCGTCCTTGCTGGCCACCGCCGGCGCCGCCTCCGCCCAGGACGCCGCGCCGCGCTCGCCGGCCGAGGCCGAGGCCCGTATCGCCGCGCTCGAAGCCCAATTGAACACGCTGGCCCAGCAGGTCGCCGACCTCAAGGCCGCCACCGCCGCCAGCCTCAAGGACGTTCGCGCCGCCCAGAGCGCCACCACCGTCAGCATCGCCGCCGGCAAACCGACCATCGCCTCGGGCGACGGCGCCTTCAGCGCCACGATCCACGCGGTGATGCAGCTCGACGCCGCCCAGTACTATCAGGACAAGGGCCTGCCGGCCGTCCTGGGCAACGCCCGCGACCTGAACAGCGGCGCCAACTTCCGCCGCGCCCGCATCGGCGTCGACGGCAAGTTCTACAAGAACTTCGAATACAACGCCCTGCTCGACTTCGGCGGCGCCGGCACGGATGGCCAGGGCACGCTGCAGGAGCTGTGGGTCCAGTACAACTACGCCCCGTTCAAGGTCCGCGTCGGCGCCTTCGCGCCGAACCTTGGCCTTGAGGACGCGGCCTCGACCAACGGCTCGCTCTTCGCCGAACGCCCGTCTGGCTCCGAGCTGGCGCGCGGCCTGGCCGGCGCCGACAAGCGCATCGCTTTGCAGGGCCAAATCCTGCGAGAGCGCTGGCTGCTGTCGGGCGCGATCACCGGCGCCAAGGCCGGCGACGGGCAGACCTTCGACGAGCAGCTCGGCTATCTGGGCCGCTTCGCGTTCGTGCCACTCAAGGGCTACGACTGGCTGGTCCATGTCGGCGCCAACGCCAGCAAGGTCGTCACTCCGGCCCAGACCGCCGTCGGCGGCGCCTATCCCGTTACCGTCAGCGACCGTCCGGAACTGCGCGTCGACGGCACGCAGCTGATCACCACCGGCGCGATCGACTCGACCGGCGCCCGCCACTACGGCTTCGAGGCCGCCGCCCAGAAGAAGAACTTCCTGATCCAAGGCGAGTATTTCGACATCGCCATCGACCGCCGCAGCCCGGCCGCCGGCGTCAGCGATCCGAAGTTCAAGGCCTGGTACGTCGAAGGCTCGTGGGTGCTGACCGGCGAGGCCCGCCGCTACAACGTCAACAACTTCGCGTTCGACGCCCCGTCCATCGAACACCCGTTCGACCTGAAGAAGCGCCAGTGGGGCGCCTGGGAACTGGCGGCGCGCTACTCGGTCGCCGACCTGAACCATCACGAGCAGGCCACTCTGGCCGCCGACCGCGTTCGCGGCGGCGAGCAGAAGATCACCACCGTCGGCGTCAACTGGTTCCCCAACCCGGTGACCAAGTTCTCGCTGAGCTACTACGACGTCTCGATCGATCGCCTGGACCCGGCCGGCGGCCTCGTGCCGCTGAGCCAGGACTACCAGGTCGTCAACCTGCGAAGCCAGTACGCGTTCTAA
- a CDS encoding sulfate ABC transporter substrate-binding protein codes for MSDFTQAPTRRGLLAGAGAGAAALAVGGSAFAQAKPITLLNVSYDPTRELYKDINAAYAKYWKEKVGQTLVINQSHGGSGKQARSVIDGLQADVVTLALAYDIDEIAAKARLLPANWQSRLPQNSTPYTSTIVFLVRKGNPWKIKDWGDLVKPGIDVITPNPKTSGGARWNYLAAWAWALKQPGGNPAKAEAFVRTLFEHVPVLDTGARGATTSFTQRGLGDVLLAWENEAYLAQDELPGKFDIVYPSLSILAEPPVAVVDKNVDRHKTRTIAEGYLNFLYSPLAQELIAKNYYRPRNADVAAKYAARFKRIPLVTIDDTFGGWKKAQATHFNDGGVFDRIYQPK; via the coding sequence ATGAGCGACTTCACCCAGGCTCCGACTCGCAGAGGTCTTCTGGCCGGCGCCGGCGCGGGCGCCGCAGCCCTCGCCGTGGGCGGTTCGGCTTTCGCCCAGGCCAAGCCCATCACGCTGCTGAACGTCAGCTACGATCCGACGCGCGAGCTCTACAAGGACATCAACGCGGCCTACGCCAAGTACTGGAAGGAAAAGGTCGGCCAGACCCTGGTGATCAACCAGAGCCACGGCGGCTCGGGCAAGCAGGCCCGCTCGGTGATCGACGGCCTGCAGGCCGACGTCGTCACCCTGGCCCTGGCCTATGACATCGACGAGATCGCGGCGAAGGCCAGGCTGTTACCGGCCAACTGGCAATCGCGCCTGCCGCAGAACTCCACGCCCTACACCTCGACCATCGTGTTCCTGGTCCGCAAGGGCAATCCCTGGAAGATCAAGGACTGGGGCGACCTGGTGAAGCCGGGCATCGACGTGATCACCCCGAACCCCAAGACCTCGGGCGGCGCCCGCTGGAACTACCTGGCCGCCTGGGCCTGGGCCCTGAAGCAGCCAGGCGGCAACCCCGCCAAGGCCGAGGCCTTCGTCAGGACCCTGTTCGAGCATGTGCCGGTGCTGGACACCGGCGCCCGCGGCGCCACCACCAGCTTCACCCAGCGCGGTCTGGGCGACGTACTGCTGGCCTGGGAGAACGAGGCCTACCTCGCCCAGGACGAACTGCCCGGCAAGTTCGACATCGTCTATCCGTCGCTCTCGATCCTGGCCGAGCCGCCGGTCGCCGTGGTTGACAAGAACGTCGATCGCCACAAGACCCGCACGATCGCCGAGGGCTATCTGAACTTCCTGTACAGCCCGCTGGCCCAGGAGTTGATCGCCAAGAACTACTACCGCCCGCGCAACGCCGACGTGGCGGCCAAGTACGCGGCGCGCTTCAAGAGGATCCCGCTGGTGACGATCGACGACACCTTCGGCGGCTGGAAGAAGGCCCAGGCCACGCATTTCAACGACGGCGGCGTGTTTGACCGGATCTACCAGCCCAAGTAA
- a CDS encoding response regulator, whose product MTGRTLDVLIVEDEMLLAIELEYLVEEVGCHSLGCAMSSEEAVDLAEKLHPDLALVDVHLSDGPTGVEVARKISRDCGGVALFMTANVKRLPEDYAGACGVIGKPYSEHGVRTALSYLTYCLQEGHAPGPVPVGLTLAPDYAQLWGLGNLPRTA is encoded by the coding sequence ATGACCGGGCGTACGCTCGATGTGTTGATCGTTGAGGACGAGATGCTCCTCGCGATCGAACTCGAATATCTTGTCGAGGAGGTGGGCTGCCACTCCCTCGGCTGCGCCATGAGCTCGGAGGAAGCCGTAGACCTCGCCGAGAAGCTCCACCCCGACCTCGCCCTCGTCGACGTCCACCTCAGCGACGGCCCGACCGGCGTCGAGGTGGCCCGCAAGATCTCGCGCGACTGCGGCGGCGTGGCCCTGTTCATGACCGCCAACGTCAAGCGCCTGCCCGAAGACTACGCCGGGGCCTGCGGCGTGATCGGCAAGCCCTATTCCGAGCATGGCGTGCGGACCGCCCTGTCGTACCTGACCTACTGCCTTCAGGAGGGCCATGCCCCTGGCCCCGTCCCGGTGGGCCTCACCCTGGCGCCGGACTACGCCCAGCTCTGGGGCCTCGGCAACCTGCCCCGCACTGCCTGA
- a CDS encoding SemiSWEET family sugar transporter, with amino-acid sequence MAVSPLAAFVGTAAALLSITSFAPQIVKIWKEKDASSVSLRTYIVTVTGFAFWITYGILIKAWPVIASNTACLLMSAAVLAMKWRFDAKT; translated from the coding sequence ATGGCCGTTTCGCCGCTCGCTGCTTTCGTTGGCACGGCCGCCGCCCTGCTGTCGATCACCAGCTTCGCCCCACAGATCGTCAAGATCTGGAAGGAGAAGGACGCCTCGTCCGTTTCCTTGCGCACCTACATCGTCACCGTGACGGGCTTCGCCTTCTGGATCACCTACGGGATCCTGATCAAGGCCTGGCCGGTGATCGCCTCCAACACCGCCTGCCTGCTGATGTCCGCCGCGGTGCTGGCCATGAAATGGCGGTTCGACGCGAAGACCTGA
- the argB gene encoding acetylglutamate kinase, with translation MTEAAEEAGWATAKTLAEALPYIQIYDRETVVIKYGGHAMGQEEVAKVFAADAVLLKLLGVHPVVVHGGGPQISRMLDKAGVKSTFVDGLRVTDEATMEVAEMVLSGAINKEIANWITLAGAEADVRGVGLSGKDARMITAEKVTRTKRDPDSNIEQVVDLGFVGEPTKVDPHIIQALLTSETDYIPVIAPIGVSTEGQTYNINADTVAGALAGALKAKRMLMLTDIAGVLDGEGNLIRQMTIEEARGLIESGVASGGMIPKLENAIHAVESGVEAVVILDGRRPHAMLVELFSEHGAGTLISR, from the coding sequence TTGACCGAAGCCGCCGAGGAAGCCGGCTGGGCCACCGCCAAGACCCTGGCCGAGGCCCTGCCCTACATCCAGATCTACGACCGCGAGACGGTCGTGATCAAATACGGCGGCCACGCCATGGGCCAGGAAGAGGTCGCCAAGGTCTTCGCCGCCGACGCGGTGCTGCTGAAGCTTCTGGGCGTCCACCCGGTGGTGGTGCACGGCGGCGGTCCGCAGATCAGCCGCATGCTGGACAAGGCCGGCGTCAAGTCGACCTTCGTCGACGGCCTGCGCGTCACCGACGAAGCCACCATGGAAGTGGCTGAGATGGTCCTGTCGGGCGCGATCAACAAGGAGATCGCCAACTGGATCACCCTGGCGGGCGCTGAAGCCGACGTGCGCGGCGTGGGCCTGTCGGGCAAGGACGCCCGGATGATCACCGCCGAGAAGGTGACCCGCACCAAGCGCGATCCCGACAGCAATATCGAGCAGGTCGTCGACCTGGGCTTCGTGGGCGAGCCGACCAAGGTCGACCCGCACATCATCCAGGCCCTGCTGACCTCGGAAACCGACTACATCCCGGTGATCGCCCCGATCGGCGTCTCGACCGAGGGCCAGACCTACAACATCAACGCCGACACCGTCGCGGGCGCGCTCGCGGGCGCCTTAAAGGCCAAGCGGATGCTGATGCTGACCGACATCGCCGGCGTGCTGGACGGTGAGGGCAACCTCATCCGCCAGATGACCATCGAGGAGGCGCGCGGCCTGATCGAGAGCGGCGTGGCCAGCGGCGGCATGATCCCCAAGCTGGAAAACGCCATCCACGCCGTGGAATCGGGCGTCGAGGCCGTGGTCATCCTGGACGGCCGCCGCCCGCACGCCATGCTGGTCGAGCTGTTCAGCGAACACGGCGCGGGTACGCTCATCTCGCGATGA
- a CDS encoding pyrimidine 5'-nucleotidase yields the protein MSADLSHVDTWLFDLDNTLYPLESEFMGLIEVKMTDFVERITGLPREEARLLQKKYYTEHGTTLAGLMMNHGLEPKAFLDEVHDVSMDRLVPDPELREAIARLPGRRIIFTNGSVGHAERVLAHLNLRDLFSEVFAIETADYVPKPSLSTFDRISKLHAIDPPMTAFFEDSEKNLVPAARMGMTTILVGPHAKDSTSEHVHFRTNDLPGFLTSARLQGSSS from the coding sequence ATGAGCGCCGACCTCTCCCACGTCGACACCTGGCTGTTCGACCTCGACAACACCCTGTACCCGCTGGAAAGCGAGTTCATGGGGCTGATCGAGGTCAAGATGACCGACTTCGTCGAGCGGATAACGGGCCTCCCCCGCGAGGAAGCCCGCCTGCTGCAGAAGAAGTACTACACCGAGCACGGCACCACCCTGGCCGGGTTGATGATGAACCACGGCCTGGAGCCCAAGGCGTTCCTGGACGAGGTGCACGACGTCTCGATGGATCGCCTGGTTCCCGATCCCGAATTGCGCGAGGCCATCGCCCGCCTGCCCGGCCGGCGGATCATCTTCACCAACGGTTCGGTCGGCCACGCCGAGCGGGTGCTGGCCCACCTGAACCTGCGCGACCTGTTCTCCGAAGTGTTCGCCATCGAGACGGCCGACTATGTGCCGAAACCCTCGCTGAGCACCTTCGACAGGATCAGCAAGCTGCACGCCATCGATCCGCCGATGACCGCCTTCTTCGAGGACAGCGAGAAGAACCTCGTGCCGGCCGCTCGGATGGGCATGACCACCATCCTGGTCGGGCCGCACGCCAAGGACTCGACCTCCGAACACGTCCATTTCCGCACTAACGACCTGCCCGGGTTCCTGACCTCGGCCCGCCTGCAAGGAAGCTCTTCATGA
- the dapD gene encoding 2,3,4,5-tetrahydropyridine-2,6-dicarboxylate N-succinyltransferase: MTANASISLADLQTEIEAAWEARAEVSATTTGPVRTAVDEALLLLDSGKARVSEKVDGEWVTHQWLKKAVLLSFRLNPNTVMRAGTLGGAVGPWWDKVANKFDGWDAPQFEAGGFRAVPGAIVRRGAHIGKNVILMPSFVNIGGYVDEGTMVDTWVTVGSCAQIGKNVHLSGGVGIGGVLEPLQANPTIIEDNCFIGARSEVVEGVVVGEGSVLSMGVFISASTKIVDRKTGQIHIGKVPPYSVVVPGNLPDPNGGPGLYCAVIVKTVDAQTRSKTSINDLLRD, encoded by the coding sequence ATGACCGCGAACGCCTCCATCTCCCTGGCCGACCTCCAGACCGAGATCGAAGCCGCCTGGGAAGCCCGCGCCGAGGTCTCGGCCACCACCACCGGCCCGGTCCGCACCGCCGTCGACGAAGCCCTGCTGCTGCTCGACAGCGGCAAGGCGCGCGTCTCGGAGAAGGTCGACGGCGAGTGGGTGACCCACCAGTGGCTGAAGAAGGCCGTGCTGCTGTCGTTCCGCCTCAACCCCAACACCGTCATGCGCGCCGGCACGCTGGGCGGCGCCGTTGGTCCGTGGTGGGACAAGGTGGCCAACAAGTTCGACGGTTGGGACGCCCCGCAGTTCGAGGCCGGCGGCTTCCGCGCGGTGCCCGGCGCCATCGTCCGTCGCGGCGCTCACATCGGCAAGAACGTCATCCTTATGCCGTCGTTCGTGAACATCGGCGGCTATGTCGACGAAGGCACGATGGTCGACACCTGGGTCACGGTCGGCTCGTGCGCCCAGATCGGCAAGAACGTCCACCTGTCGGGCGGCGTCGGCATCGGCGGCGTGCTGGAGCCCCTGCAAGCCAACCCGACCATCATCGAGGACAACTGCTTCATCGGCGCCCGCTCGGAAGTCGTCGAGGGCGTGGTGGTCGGCGAAGGCAGCGTGCTCTCGATGGGCGTGTTCATCAGCGCCTCGACCAAGATCGTCGACCGCAAGACCGGCCAGATCCACATCGGCAAGGTCCCGCCCTACAGCGTCGTGGTCCCCGGCAACCTGCCCGACCCGAACGGCGGCCCGGGCCTCTACTGCGCCGTGATCGTCAAGACCGTCGACGCCCAGACGCGGTCGAAGACCAGCATCAACGACCTTCTGCGGGACTGA
- a CDS encoding cell surface protein, whose protein sequence is MRSILFVASCAVALTLAACSQEHATEVKEGAKAAASDIKDAAHNIANDPDVKEAGAAIKESAKETGAELKEAAGDATDKAQELGEKAGDKAKEAGSDLKRDAKEGAAESKRQVHEATK, encoded by the coding sequence ATGCGTTCGATCCTGTTTGTCGCCAGCTGCGCCGTCGCCCTTACCCTCGCCGCCTGTTCGCAGGAACACGCCACCGAGGTGAAGGAAGGCGCGAAGGCCGCCGCCTCCGACATCAAGGACGCCGCCCACAACATCGCCAACGACCCGGACGTCAAGGAAGCCGGCGCGGCGATCAAGGAAAGCGCCAAGGAGACCGGCGCGGAACTGAAGGAAGCCGCCGGAGACGCCACCGACAAGGCTCAGGAACTGGGCGAAAAGGCCGGCGACAAGGCCAAGGAAGCCGGCTCGGACCTGAAGAGGGACGCCAAGGAAGGCGCTGCGGAGAGCAAGCGCCAGGTCCACGAAGCGACGAAGTAG
- the fmt gene encoding methionyl-tRNA formyltransferase, translating into MRIAFLGTPDFAVTCLAELVASGHEIVAVYSQPPAPRGRGQDLKPSPVHAFAEGLGLPVRTPVSMKTAEEIEAFQALDLDAAVVVAFGQILVKAVLEAPTYGCFNLHASLLPRWRGAAPIQRAIMAGDTVTGVQVMRMSEGLDEGPILMSEQVRIDKLETAGTLHDKLAAVGARLLLVALAAVERGGARETPQVEEGLTYARKIKSAEARIDWTRPAAEVDAHIRGLSPFPGAWFEAPSDKGSVRVKALLSRQEDQDGAPGMVLDDSLLIACGEGSVRLLRAQREGKGVQDAETFTRGFPISAGTVLA; encoded by the coding sequence ATGCGCATCGCTTTCCTCGGCACCCCCGACTTCGCCGTGACCTGCCTGGCCGAACTGGTCGCCTCGGGCCACGAGATCGTCGCCGTCTACTCCCAGCCGCCCGCCCCGCGCGGGCGCGGCCAGGACCTGAAGCCCTCGCCCGTCCACGCCTTCGCCGAGGGCTTAGGGTTGCCGGTCCGCACGCCGGTCTCGATGAAGACGGCCGAGGAGATCGAGGCCTTCCAGGCGCTGGACCTGGACGCCGCCGTCGTGGTCGCCTTCGGCCAGATCCTGGTCAAGGCCGTGCTCGAAGCGCCCACCTACGGCTGTTTCAACCTGCACGCCAGCCTGCTGCCCCGCTGGCGCGGCGCCGCGCCCATCCAACGGGCGATCATGGCCGGCGACACGGTCACCGGCGTCCAGGTCATGCGGATGAGCGAGGGCCTGGACGAGGGTCCGATCCTGATGTCCGAGCAGGTGCGGATCGACAAGCTTGAGACCGCCGGCACGCTGCACGACAAGCTGGCCGCCGTCGGCGCCCGCCTGTTGCTGGTGGCCCTGGCGGCCGTCGAGCGCGGCGGCGCCCGCGAGACGCCGCAGGTGGAAGAGGGCCTCACCTACGCCAGGAAGATCAAATCGGCCGAGGCCCGCATCGACTGGACCCGCCCCGCCGCCGAAGTTGACGCCCATATCCGCGGCCTCTCGCCCTTCCCGGGCGCCTGGTTCGAGGCGCCGTCGGACAAGGGGTCGGTGCGCGTGAAAGCCTTGCTGTCACGCCAGGAAGACCAGGACGGCGCCCCGGGCATGGTTCTGGACGACAGCCTTCTCATCGCCTGCGGTGAAGGCTCCGTGCGCCTGCTCAGGGCCCAGCGCGAAGGCAAGGGTGTCCAGGACGCCGAGACCTTCACGCGCGGCTTCCCGATCTCGGCCGGAACCGTGCTGGCCTGA
- the truA gene encoding tRNA pseudouridine(38-40) synthase TruA, translating to MPRYRLLVEYDGRPYNGFQAQAVLPSVQGAIEAAVKAFSGQDVRIAAAGRTDTGVHATGQVVHVDLDKDWPAQTVLNALNAHLTREAVSILSAEIAEGDWHARFSANERRYLYRILNRRAPPALDKGKVWHVKKDLDAEAMHAAAQALIGLHDFTTFRDMHCQAKSPVKTLDVARVRQVGEEIHLDFEARSFLHRQVRSMTGTLVEVGAGRWTPNDVKAALEAKDRRECGPVAPADGLYLVGVGYGE from the coding sequence ATGCCCCGCTACCGCCTCCTCGTCGAGTATGACGGCCGGCCCTATAACGGCTTCCAGGCCCAGGCCGTGCTGCCGTCGGTGCAGGGCGCGATCGAGGCGGCGGTGAAGGCGTTCAGCGGCCAGGACGTGCGCATCGCCGCCGCCGGCCGCACCGACACCGGCGTCCACGCCACCGGCCAGGTGGTGCATGTCGACCTCGACAAGGACTGGCCGGCCCAGACTGTGCTCAACGCCCTAAACGCCCACCTGACCCGCGAAGCGGTGTCGATCCTGTCGGCGGAGATCGCCGAGGGCGACTGGCACGCCCGCTTCTCGGCCAATGAGCGCCGCTACCTCTACCGGATCCTCAACCGCCGCGCCCCGCCGGCCCTGGACAAGGGCAAGGTCTGGCACGTGAAGAAGGATCTCGACGCCGAGGCCATGCACGCCGCCGCGCAAGCGCTGATCGGCCTGCACGACTTCACGACCTTCCGCGACATGCACTGCCAAGCCAAGAGCCCGGTGAAGACCCTCGACGTCGCCCGCGTGCGCCAGGTCGGCGAAGAGATCCATCTGGACTTCGAGGCGCGCAGCTTCCTGCACCGGCAGGTGCGGTCGATGACCGGAACCCTGGTCGAGGTCGGCGCCGGGCGCTGGACGCCGAACGACGTCAAGGCCGCGCTGGAGGCCAAGGACCGCCGCGAATGTGGGCCGGTGGCTCCGGCCGATGGGCTGTATCTGGTGGGCGTGGGGTACGGCGAATAG